cataaaattggtaaaaaccatgtcaccactatttgaatatgatttcaaaaatttatatatgtacaagcgtAATACACTAGATGTCGCCCAGGGGGGACAACCGCAATGACATcatggaaaatatatattaaaaataataataataatactttcaaactgagtggtcatgggttcatttcCTGACACagtgttgttggccagaccttggatgtatgtgactccacgtcgatcgttttcaatcagagtttgccaattgatctgatttcgatgaaacggttcctaccctTTTTATAGTATACCCACTCTGTGAAATGTATGTACTTCGAGAAAGATTTACTAATATTTACCGAATTTTCCCATAGATGTTTCGATGATACTGTAAACATCGGTAAACAAAGTGTTTTCGATGTttctaattggccaggaaagcccataaaatatgtaggtatgtatgaatGCAAAGGTATTGTGTGATTAAATTTGTACGTAGTTGAGAGTGCcttaatatgtttgtttgttcaggctgaaatttattattagtaCCTCGTTTAAAAgtcaatattgtatgtacatacatatgtacatatgtatatataacaataattcCTGGAAGGCTTTAAATAGCTGGCGTTGTCCGGAGCAAATTGTTCAATAATGGGTAGTATGAAATTGTTTGTACAAATATTTTGGATAACGCCATGttatacctataatatgtatgtatgtatatcttaaatAATCTACTTGTCCATTATATTTGTAGTACATACACGTGACTGACTATATTTGATTCTTACGGGTCTGCCTGCTACTTTCGGAAGCTGTGATcaacaaatatttcatatttgtacatatgtatatcaaatttgggAGAAAATTCATTTCTaaagagtatgtacatacatacataggtagcatatttataagaatcaacaaattcgagatgtaaGAAACTCAAATTTCCGAGAATCTGGGGGGAAGATAACGATTCATTGGAGGCGTcaaaacaattaagctagataaatcggaaaattctagaaggggacttgaacccacggcCTCTCTATTAATAAACAAAAGCTCTTCCAGTGAGCTTCGCCGTGGCTCAATGTGTTTATATAAAAGTGTTTTTCCGCTCTGCAAATCCATAGGTTCTCGAATTAGGACTACTCAATTTAGTATAGATACTATTTGATTCActctttgaaatttttttttatttgttgcatataaaaatggaataaaaatcgtaatagattgattcaaccaatcgaatcgtatttttgtcaatttgatattGTTGAGTGTCTAACTTAAAATGGGTTCATTGGTTTTGTTATTTATGTGTTACGTCATGCGTAGTGCAAGCTTTGACAGTGTTTTACGAGTCACATCTCGTATCAGTTTAGTGAAATCTGTATAGTGAATTCGTATGAGGCACGTATGGCACGAAAACAATCGCCGACGGTTTTCAATTAACCGACCCGAAACCCTATATTCTTTCCGGATAAAGTCATCCGGCGGAATAAAGGGATTCTATTTAATTAAGGGTCGACCCACGAACTGGCCCCGGTCCCGTGTTTACGCGCGTCTCCTCCCATCGGAAATTTTCCGCGGAAAGCTGAAATGTGAGTCGTTCGTCCTCCGAAAAATCAAAATTCGACCCTCGCTTTTTAACGCTTCTCGGTCTCTGCCTCTCCATCTCTTCGTTCGATCGTATTTGTATTTTCGTTAATTAATTGGACACGTCTGTCGGGTTCGAGTTACTCGAAAATCGCCCTTATCCATCATTCGCGTAATCCATACGTCTCGGATTGATCTTTAGACGGAGCTCTGCTTTGAAATTTTACAGGcatgaataaaaatacaaaacggCTACCGGTGTGCGTGTGTATTTATGAATCCATTTAATCAATTTCACAGTCTGATTACTCTGAAAGTTTAATCAACAttacaaattcaatttatttgaacgtACGAATGCTTAAAATGATACCTTTATAAAGCTATTTTCGAAGTATACAAATAATAGATATGTGAGGTATGTTTTTTCACGGTCTCCGTGATGAGCCAGAttgttaaattacataaaacgcaaatatcggaaggcaaagatcgaaaatcgaaagatcttaagtcgaaagatcaaaaaaaaaagggtgcatggtaaacggtacatactcacttaatttgcgtgagcaggatacaacaagaacaagaggaataggcttttcctcccgtattaatgtgcgcgcgcagaatacgggaggaaaagcctgttcctcttgttcctcctgttcctcttgttgtaccctgctcgcgcaaattaagattaccatgcaccctttttttttgatctttcgacttacgatctttcgattttcgatctttgccttacgatatttgtgttttctgtaatttaacattctggctcatcacgtagacccgttttttttaattgaaaaacggtgtaattttgaaaaaaagctGGTGCTCAAATCACGATTGTATATTCATGAatgcgaaaatatttacatatttagtaATTTGTGGTTGTCATGATGATGATTTATTGACTGTTTTCATGCTTTCTTAAAACATGTTCATGCTTGATGGAATACCATTTTTGTTCAATACAACAATATAGGTTATATGTCCTCTCACGAATGTACGCAGTTATATGTGAATTAAcacattaaatattgtatatgtatgtatgtgtacaactggatcatttttcaatttcatatcacaagcgtatgcatgtatatatgtacatgtgaatgTATATTTAATGCACACCTAACATTAGCGAATTGGCCCCGCCGTTTTATAGGTAAAGGATGAAGGATAAGGCGGTCGCCTCAGGGGCGCTCGGGTGCCGCCCCCTCCCCTCCCATCCTAGCTGAAGGCTCTAGCGCGTCCCTGCCATCAGTCCACGTCGAGCCACCGATACGAACGGTCGCAACGACACCTCTCTAAAATCTGCACCCTCCCTGAACTACACTTCGACGGAGCTGCGAATCTGAATTCCGTGGACCGAGTTCGGCCCGGTCCGGCCAGGAAAATTCGGAAAAGCGGACGCAGGAGGGAACACCGACGCGTCGTCCAAGTCGTCGCGCATCAACAAGTGGGGAGAGCGGGGGAAAAACTTTGCGAAAAGTCAACGCTTTTCCCGAGAACATCTGGCACGCATCGAACACTGACCGTGAGTTTATCTTTTGTCACTTTACTGctgttataaatatgtaaatgtgaaTGTCGATCGTTTCGTTTCGTTTGGCGTTTTCTTATCAATTTAAAGCTTctagtatattatttaaataaattctttatttaaatactataaatgatttttcaataaatcataagattatttaaaatgtaatattacgtatgtatatttatacgtctgatacttttattttatataatgtagaTTGAACcgtataaaatgttttttttttttgtgtttatgtgaaagtttatgtatttcacaaaaaaaaaaaaatatatatatatgtatatatatatatatatatatatatatatatatatatatatatatatatatatatatatatatacatatttttatatatatacatacatatacatatacatgtacatatatataaatacataaaaatttgaatcatatgaatttataatatttattcacatatgtttctgtatttttatctaaTATTTCAGAAAATGTAATactttgatgaaatttttaattttttgattttaattgttgTTTATGTTAATCAAATTTCCAGCTACGTAAAA
This genomic interval from Arctopsyche grandis isolate Sample6627 chromosome 8, ASM5162203v2, whole genome shotgun sequence contains the following:
- the LOC143915825 gene encoding uncharacterized protein LOC143915825, whose product is MDLELQKSKSGLSTANKLRINLFNRGQLRACTREHLEPYIQVHQHRSTSSHRYERSQRHLSKICTLPELHFDGAANLNSVDRVRPGPARKIRKSGRRREHRRVVQVVAHQQVGRAGEKLCEKSTLFPRTSGTHRTLTIAMKTTTII